The following are encoded together in the Malaya genurostris strain Urasoe2022 chromosome 3, Malgen_1.1, whole genome shotgun sequence genome:
- the LOC131434623 gene encoding titin codes for MVVSKDGKRRRKVGSAVTVGANSSNSTNNNNTAHGATSAGSTTRGTGSVTASASSLTPARESPERDLSPPEIPKRPKVQAQRKFAQGQGSASSSAYLTFTTNPPNPSKDAQNRSQNATDTDPIPELLPNMRPNTEDFLTFLCFRGTPVLPPSLDFFNTTAQQQTSTAASGSRQLPSSSTTTTTTTATTNTTSSGGTSGTPQTVAGPSKNVEQFQTPKKAADAIPDVTKVDEKEVKKPDVVPEKPAFMPFAVRKRAEQHPDNRRVQTVQALRKKYHEQRMAKLRVTAYSKQTRGSSVKGRSEIEQNEIDDEVKMEAKSDSKKVDGKKEKLLPAKKKLIEKKSAKKIVKTTKKEELQELMDIKVVLNKDDVEMKNSETDQNKTVKEESPDKNNQEHTPKGKAKGIKKKPVENVDNEKRTTRLSALRSPPQRPVSPVKSPTPPPPTPPTKQKEEHNPAERDFSSDDDEPLMKRTVGKKKQNARVANTRKGRKSDPLPEKVVEEVPEKKTRRSESISRRSDVSSKKSEAPPIVETPLVQKKTPRGRQKKDTPKLLPPLPVPPKESTPVPVVEATSKIEPKPSSDKNLENKPSPKVTPKKGGARKKKVESSPIPDPPEVEEKKSKKTPEPPTETSSRPSRKTKEAATLYMELIGRRLNHDDKSDDDASSLDSLELPNVRKLEQMENELKANVTKKEAKVPSSKKGRKKKDTDDTVESKLEETKNPIKDIKSSEEEESKPLEKSFSDSDEEPLATKFQRKKHQIRQKLKEKGRKSTTKKVTTVKSSPPAQETVIETDKPDDKLAESVKPSVASAATIERLPSPAIKSSTPVKTPPKLSTPPKTSSPKVSTPQMLSLPPQLISPEVIRSPATDELNSTRVNKSHDNTFQSTAAEISLSPTKQSVSVSQQQPFIRTIKSLPNTSQETSNDKTSPAAVQQPEMPFNRNVKNDFNMDESDFLKGFEQTSPTSPVAPKSNSLLGNLLPSKEESEKIFGIASVSLAQSSGPLDTKCTLGKCGSVHKPPLGPPVLTESLLGGHLSPRDRRKTKVNMTHEQIQKWIDETLWSPVPDDLEADLKILDTPKTPTPTPPAVAWEKLIENKPEPVIEQPVVPPVIQPKKEEEIKPLTPQPSGSNARGPTLKAKPVTVKPDKDVEPPEEPTKTPEKKSPKDEVKEDPKPKAAAKIRTPSPVKKEVKKETRKSRTENTVTTTAVATITTATSTTATTPVTSATDRKPIYKQGRTPVYKQEALKAQKTSIGSAASNKFGAFSPENEPSVYSFDNEDSFVPLATPFRRHSRRESCNSSVRDEPQTAAAASTNKKQEAVPDEKAGSSTTFQKPVNLNTPAKAGVQPAISLTLSPEESAKSTAIAVPGGEQKSNDADGLKKDDENKQNTEDSEDEGHTFYIPLQGPNTVGSGKTDQLIQGVAVKLGTEGPEGPNQRVIMHAKLVTKAQMGSNTTPIPESMNVQELVKSLMAAGPSMSKDGISKMVPVGTVQPRFKSSDSVSTIDKSPAAPPPVVTPATTPAPEDTRVSLPRMNSNSSLSSSQRSKPNKAKAKLDTQVQPDNNTAFPRRDDPAQMVEAPVFKPTDKEFHDPIEYIERIAPVAARFGICRIIPPASFKPECRITDDMRFMAYNQYVHKMLHRWGPSAKEYAAIKKYLATQSINLQNPPLIGGMEVDLPRLYHTVQELGGLKEVIEKKKWARVAEDMCIPKAAHDRVSKLDDIYCKYLLPYDTLSPAERQKLFDEVEADWAKREAKARRNADKCVSSETRNSEDSDDDEEESNEEEEDDEFSMECIMKGRNMPLNQFFRIARNTMSLWFKNTEPTVAEIESEYWRHVAVRDSHVCVHSGSIDSSAYGFGFPAPRVKGSSCAKHPWNLKVLTNNSSSILRSLGPVMGITIPTLHVGMLFSACCWYRDPHGLPWIEYLHTGASKIWYGVPDDQNSNFRTALTALVPTHCQNKTIWLPCDTAMVPPHMLTDRNVSLCRTEQQPGQFVVVFPRAYTSSLCSGYAVSESVYFASSSWLDTAKEDFRDIQESCEPTMFSVEQLVFSIANDQRSSHDTLKQVLPMIRDIYEKEKLQRQTLKDHGVNKSEKIESKKKTASLEEFECDICRANLYLSLIRVKIVSEDEALEDEDRIYCLKHAIKFLSDSRLPAKFCNLAYTYSLDDVEELLRKLQDRIANKKTSKGGTGAGGSAGGAGGGRGKSSLHLASTSSQSSSSYQAPSHSKYAGMATMLK; via the exons ACCGAAAGTGCAAGCCCAACGAAAGTTTGCCCAAGGGCAGGGATCTGCATCGTCCTCAGCATATTTGACGTTTACTACCAATCCACCAAATCCGTCGAAAGACGCACAGAACCGATCACAGAATGCAACCGATACCGATCCTATACCGGAGCTGCTGCCTAACATGCGTCCGAATACGGAGGATTTCCTCACATTCCTTTGCTTCCGCGGGACGCCAGTGCTGCCCCCAAGCTTAGATTTTTTCAATACAACCGCACAACAGCAAACTTCCACAGCAGCATCGGGAAGCAGACAATTACCATCGTCGTCgactacaacaacaacgacTACTGCAACTACTAATACTACAAGCAGTGGTGGCACCAGTGGGACACCTCAAACAGTTGCGGGTCCATCGAAAAATGTGGAACAGTTTCAAACGCCGAAAAAGGCTGCTGATGCGATTCCAGATGTGACCAAGGTGgacgaaaaggaagtgaaaaagcCTGATGTTGTTCCGGAAAAGCCCGCTTTTATGCCCTTTGCAGTTAGGAAACGGGCCGAACAACATCCGGATAATCGTAGGGTTCAAACTGTGCAGGCTCTCAGAAAGAAGTACCACGAACAAAGAATGGCTAAACTGAGAGTTACTGCTTACAGTAAACAAACGAGGGGAAGTAGTGTTAAAGGTCGTtccgaaattgaacaaaacgaGATAGACGATGAGGTTAAAATGGAAGCAAAAAGTGACTCCAAGaaagtcgatggaaaaaaggaaaaattatTGCCGGCTAAGAAGAAACTTATCGAGAAGAAAAGTGCAAAGAAAATAGTCAAAACTACGAAAAAAGAGGAATTACAGGAATTAATGGATATTAAAGTAGTTCTGAATAAAGATGatgttgaaatgaaaaattctgaaacagaCCAAAACAAAACTGTCAAGGAAGAATCCCCTGATAAAAATAATCAGGAACATACTCCCAAAGGCAAAGCAAAAGGCATTAAAAAGAAACCAGTCGAAAATGTGGATAACGAAAAACGAACGACTAGACTTTCTGCGTTGAGAAGTCCTCCACAGCGCCCAGTATCGCCTGTAAAATCTCCAACGCCTCCGCCCCCTACTCCTCCCACCAAACAAAAAGAAGAACATAATCCAGCTGAACGGGACTTCTCATCTGACGACGATGAACCATTGATGAAGCGAACAGTGGgtaaaaagaaacaaaatgCTAGAGTGGCAAATACTAGAAAAGGTCGCAAATCAGATCCGCTACCGGAAAAGGTAGTTGAAGAGGTTCCCGAGAAAAAGACCCGGCGATCAGAATCGATCAGTCGAAGATCGGATGTTAGCTCCAAAAAATCAGAGGCTCCTCCAATCGTAGAAACGCCTCTGGTTCAGAAGAAAACTCCCCGGGGTAGACAGAAGAAAGATACGCCTAAGTTGCTTCCGCCACTTCCTGTTCCACCCAAGGAAAGTACTCCGGTGCCGGTAGTAGAAGCAACTTCGAAGATAGAACCTAAACCGAGTTCTGATAAAAACTTGGAAAATAAACCATCACCAAAAGTAACTCCGAAAAAGGGCGGTGCAAGAAAAAAGAAGGTTGAATCAAGTCCGATTCCGGATCCACCGGAAGTGGAGGAGAAGAAATCGAAGAAGACACCGGAGCCTCCGACTGAGACCAGCTCTCGGCCTAGTCGCAAAACGAAAGAGGCAGCCACATTGTACATGGAATTGATTGGTCGTCGTTTGAACCACGATGATAAATCTGACGATGATGCTTCATCGTTGGACAGTTTAGAACTGCCGAATGTGAGAAAGCTTGAACAAATGGAAAACGAGCTGAAGGCTAATGTTACGAAGAAGGAAGCAAAGGTTCCATCATCGAAGAAAGGTAGGAAAAAGAAAGATACAGACGATACTGTCGAATCGAAATTGGAAGAAACGAAAAATCCGATTAAAGATATCAAGTCTTCGGAAGAAGAGGAATCGAAGCCTTTAGAGAAAAGCTTCAGTGATTCGGACGAGGAACCGTTAGCTACCAAATTTCAGCGGAAGAAACATCAAATTCGGCAGAAACTGAAAGAAAAGGGTAGAAAATCTACAACAAAGAAAGTGACAACAGTGAAATCATCTCCTCCAGCACAGGAAACAGTGATTGAAACTGACAAACCGGACGACAAGCTGGCAGAATCCGTTAAACCTAGCGTGGCGTCTGCAGCGACCATCGAGAGGCTTCCATCTCCTGCTATTAAGTCTTCAACGCCAGTGAAAACACCCCCGAAATTGTCGACTCCTCCCAAAACTTCAAGCCCCAAAGTGTCTACACCGCAAATGTTAAGTCTTCCGCCACAGCTCATCAGTCCTGAAGTGATCCGATCGCCTGCAACAGATGAACTGAATTCAACTAGAGTCAACAAGTCACATGATAATACATTCCAATCGACGGCCGCAGAAATAAGTTTATCACCCACCAAACAATCCGTTTCTGTATCACAACAGCAACCATTCATCCGCACAATCAAGTCTCTTCCCAACACATCACAAGAAACCTCGAACGACAAAACATCACCTGCCGCTGTCCAGCAGCCGGAAATGCCTTTCAACCGAAACGTCAAGAACGATTTCAATATGGACGAATCCGATTTTCTGAAGGGTTTCGAGCAAACGTCCCCGACATCGCCGGTTGCTCCGAAATCGAATTCTCTGCTAGGGAATCTTTTGCCCAGTAAAGAAGAGTCGGAAAAAATCTTCGGAATTGCGAGTGTTAGCTTGGCACAAAGTTCTGGTCCTTTGGATACCAAGTGTACACTTGGAAAGTGTGGTTCCGTGCACAAACCTCCACTGGGACCACCGGTGTTAACGGAATCGTTGCTGGGCGGGCATCTTTCGCCACGAGACAGACGAAAAACGAAGGTGAACATGACACACGAGCAGATTCAAAAGTGGATTGATGAAACTTTGTGGTCCCCGGTTCCCGATGATCTCGAGgccgatttgaaaattttggatacTCCCAAAACGCCAACCCCCACTCCCCCCGCTGTGGCATGGGAAAAGCTGATTGAAAATAAACCAGAACCTGTGATTGAACAACCCGTTGTTCCACCTGTGATACAGCCGAAAAAGGAGGAAGAAATCAAACCTTTAACACCACAGCCTAGCGGAAGCAATGCTCGTGGACCAACACTGAAAGCAAAACCTGTCACAGTGAAGCCGGACAAGGATGTGGAGCCGCCAGAGGAACCGACAAAGACCCCGGAAAAGAAATCCCCCAAAGATGAAGTCAAAGAAGATCCTAAGCCGAAAGCCGCTGCCAAAATACGAACGCCTTCACCGGTGAAAAAAGAAGTGAAGAAAGAAACGAGAAAATCGAGAACGGAAAACACGGTCACTACAACGGCTGTAGCAACGATCACCACAGCAACATCTACTACCGCCACAACGCCAGTTACTTCGGCGACCGATCGTAAGCCAATTTATAAGCAAGGTAGAACTCCTGTCTACAAACAAGAGGCCCTCAAAGCTCAAAAGACTTCAATCGGTTCCGCAGCATCCAACAAATTCGGAGCATTCTCACCCGAAAACGAACCCAGCGTTTATTCGTTCGACAATGAAGACAGTTTTGTGCCCCTAGCAACTCCTTTTCGCCGACATAGCCGACGGGAATCGTGCAATTCTTCCGTAAGAGATGAACCGCAAACAGCGGCAGCGGCTAGCACTAATAAGAAACAGGAGGCAGTGCCTGATGAAAAAGCTGGATCAAGTACTACATTCCAAAAACCCGTCAATTTAAACACACCGGCGAAGGCCGGAGTTCAGCCTGCGATAAGTTTAACTTTGAGTCCAGAAGAAAGTGCGAAATCGACGGCCATTGCAGTGCCGGGTGGTGAACAGAAAAGTAACGACGCTGACGGATTGAAAAAAGATGATGAAAACAAACAGAACACAGAGGATTCCGAAGACGAAGGTCATACGTTCTACATTCCACTGCAAGGTCCCAACACGGTCGGTAGTGGCAAAACCGATCAACTGATTCAAGGTGTAGCGGTGAAACTGGGAACCGAAGGTCCGGAAGGTCCAAATCAGAGGGTAATTATGCATGCCAAATTGGTAACGAAAGCCCAAATGGGTTCCAACACAACCCCCATTCCGGAATCGATGAACGTACAGGAACTGGTTAAAAGCCTAATGGCCGCTGGACCAAGCATGAGTAAGGATGGAATTTCCAAAATGGTACCCGTGGGAACCGTTCAGCCACGGTTCAAATCAAGTGATTCGGTTTCTACAATTGACAAATCACCCGCTGCACCACCACCGGTGGTTACACCGGCGACTACTCCTGCTCCCGAAGATACTCGAGTCAGTCTACCGCGAATGAATTCCAATTCATCGCTTAGTTCATCGCAGCGATCTAAACCAAACAAAGCCAAGGCTAAACTGGATACTCAAGTACAGCCAGATAACAACACGGCCTTTCCCCGTCGGGATGACCCGGCTCAGATGGTGGAGGCACCGGTTTTCAAACCGACCGACAAGGAATTTCACGATCCAATCGAATACATTGAACGGATTGCTCCGGTAGCGGCGCGCTTTGGAATCTGTCGGATCATTCCGCCAGCCAGCTTTAAACCGGAATGTCGCATTACCGACGATATGCGATTCATGGCCTACAATCAGTATGTTCACAAGATGCTGCACCGATGGGGACCCAGTGCTAAGGAATATGCGgctataaagaaatatttagccaCGCAAAGTATCAATCTGCAAAATCCACCGTTGATCGGTGGGATGGAAGTAGATCTACCAAGACTGTATCATACTGTTCAGGAGCTCGGTGGTTTAAAGGAAgttattgaaaagaaaaaatgGGCCCGGGTGGCAGAAGATATGTGCATTCCGAAGGCAGCACATGACCGCGTGTCGAAACTGGACGATATCTACTGTAAATATTTGCTTCCATATGACACTTTGTCCCCTGCCGAAAGACAAAAGCTGTTCGATGAAGTGGAAGCTGACTGGGCTAAACGGGAGGCAAAAGCTCGGCGCAATGCGGACAAATGTGTTAGTTCGGAGACACGCAATAGCGAAGATTCGGATGACGATGAAGAAGAATCAAACGAAGAAGAGGaagatgatgaattttcaatggaatgcaTCATGAAGGGAAGGAATATGCCCTTGAATCAGTTCTTCCGAATCGCCCGGAACACCATGTCATTGTGGTTTAAAAATACTGAACCCACGGTGGCAGAAATCGAGAGCGAATATTGGCGACACGTTGCCGTTCGGGATAGTCATGTGTGCGTTCATTCCGGTTCTATAGATTCCAGTGCATACGGATTTGGTTTTCCTGCGCCGAGAGTCAAAGGATCATCGTGCGCGAAGCATCCCTGGAATTTGAAGGTACTCACAAACAACAGTAGTTCCATTCTTCGTTCGCTTGGTCCCGTCATGGGAATTACTATTCCAACGCTTCATGTCGGGATGCTCTTCAGTGCCTGCTGCTGGTATCGCGATCCTCATGGTTTACCTTGGATCGAATATCTTCATACCGGTGCCAGTAAAATCTGGTATGGagtaccggacgatcaaaattcCAATTTCCGGACCGCACTGACGGCACTGGTTCCCACGCACTGCCAGAATAAAACTATTTGGCTTCCATGCGACACCGCGATGGTACCGCCACATATGCTAACCGATCGGAATGTTTCCTTGTGTCGTACGGAACAGCAACCCGGTCAGTTTGTGGTGGTATTTCCAAGGGCTTACACATCCAGTTTATGCTCCGGGTACGCAGTGTCCGAGAGTGTGTATTTTGCGTCCAGCTCATGGCTCGATACGGCTAAGGAAGATTTTCGG GATATACAGGAAAGCTGTGAACCTACCATGTTTTCTGTGGAGCAGCTAGTGTTTTCCATAGCGAATGATCAACGCAGCAGTCACGACACCCTGAAACAAGTGTTACCAATGATTCGCGACATCTACGAAAAAGAGAAATTGCAGCGACAAACATTAAAA GATCACGGTGTcaacaaatcggagaaaattgaatCGAAGAAGAAGACTGCATCGTTGGAGGAATTTGAGTGTGACATATGTCGAGCGAACCTATATCTGTCGCTGATTCGTGTAAAGATAGTCAGCGAAGACGAAGCGTTGGAGGACGAAGATCGTATCTACTGTTTGAAGCATGCGATCAAGTTCCTGTCAGACAGCAGACTGCCAGCAAAATTCTGCAACCTAGCATACACGTACTCGTTGGATGATGTCGAGGAACTGCTACGAAAATTGCAGGATCGAATAGCCAACAAAAAGACTTCGAAAGGTGGTACCGGAGCCGGTGGCAGTGCAGGTGGGGCTGGCGGCGGCCGAGGTAAATCTTCGCTTCATCTGGCATCCACGTCATCGCAGTCTTCTTCGTCATATCAAGCGCCTAGTCACAGCAAATATGCCGGAATGGCAACAATGCTGAAATAA